The nucleotide sequence CTCTAATGCTTCCACGTCATCCTCAGCACTTGCCACATCACAGACTGATAGATGGCATAAACtcgatatatatattgtataaccTAATTATAGTTATTACCTAATTATAAGggatatatttatttcaaatgagTTGTGAATATGTCTAAATTTAAGTGATAACACTTTTAAGTAGATAAAAAGTAGGAGTATGTTTTACTCcatccgttcctaaaagattcatattctagagaaaatttttgtttaaaaaaaatacatatttttatattttcaatgtaatttttgtcaactaataatgagAAAGTGTAAagttcaaaaacattaattgcatttcttaaaattttattggtttaaaaatataggaaatataaaattacaaaaaactatgcatttatagctaaataatatgttttattaaaaaaatatgaaaattctaaaacataaatCTTTTAGGAATAGATGTAGTAATAAATTAGATATCTAAAGACTGACTCTGGACTTGGGGAGATTATAGACCTAAGGTCTGGTAatactacttttaaaaaaaaaaatcttctattACTAGAAGAAATATTTACCAAGCGGGGATTTTCTGAGCAAGTAATCATGAAATGTATGAATACACAGgttctttatatattgaaatgtTGATGATAGTTAAAAAGTCTTATCGATCACTGAAATGTATGAATATAATGACTATGGAATTGATTGCATTTTCAAGTCGATTACCATTATCCCGTTCCAATTTCTAGCCACATATATATGTCCAACTATGTCTGTCAATGTCACAACCAGCAGATCTTAGCTCGTTGACAATTATGTGGCCGTAAATCTATATGGACACAGACTGACAAAAACGCTTTAAGTATTTCAGCATGTTATTGGTTGGCTAAGAAATTGATTAGTTTTGGCAATTTTgtcaaaatcaaaagttttttttttgaataaataaattataaaaggtGGAGAAAATAATAGTGAGCCGGTCAAAGGTTAAAACCATAGTCGTAGAGTGGGTGCTTTACGTGTCTATGTTGCAGTGAAATCACCTTCGATACGACGAGCGAATAGAATCGTCTTCATTTGCGGCGCCAAAGTTGCTCGGTCGTTCACGTCGGGTCCACAGATTTATGATATATGTATGCATAGATATTGCATGCACAAACAAATATACAAGAGCCCGTGTATATTTATGCACCTAAAATACAATTGGatcaaaacattatataataaattatataaataattaaatatgtggATTCTCATCATCTACCAAACTGTAAACATACGAAAAGTATTTTCACGGGAGTATAACAAATCAATAAGTTTGGTTGTCGCAATTACTACTCCAAGTCCCACGGAAAGGCAAGAACGCTAGACTACTACATACTTGCGTATAAATTGAAAATCATGTAttgaatgaattttatatgGCGCATTTAACTGCAAAGACAATAGGGTAAGGTTCGAACCCCACATTATCTATCTTTGAATGTGTTATGGGACCATCAACACTTTCGGAAACAATatcattcgtctaatattttctttattcaaaaaaaaaaaaaagaacaacgaTGAATTCATAAACCCTTACAAAGTAGCGTAAACAATGTGGCCGACGTACCCttttatattgttaattttgagaaaaatatcaGAATACAAAATATCAGGACTGACTACCGACATCGTTTCATGGGTTCTGTGGGGTATCTGGAAGGCAAGAAACCTCCTTACTTTTGAGAACAGAGCTATCCCCGCACATAAGGTGATGACTGTCGCCATCTCCTCTGCTCGTGAGTGGTCCTCAGCTCAACTAGCAAACGCCCCAAAGACTTCAACAACAGCAGGCTTGGTCATGCCTCCGATGCTCCCCCGACCACTGCTTACCTGCAACTCCGACGCCTCCTGGATACAGGCGACGAAAATGGCGGGTCTTGCTTGGGTTCTTTCTGATTCAAGAAATGACCAGGTTCATACGGGTCAAGCCCGCTCTCTTTCTGTGTCATCACCACTCATGGCGGAAGCTTTGGCGATCAAGGGATTGCTCCTGGCGGCTTCACACCTCTCTTCACCAAACGTCTGGATAAAATCCGACTCCTTAGAGCTCATCCGAGCTATCAACTCGAATACATTTCCTATGGAGCTCTATGGAGTTCTCAAGGACATCGAGTTCCTATCTGCACCTTTTGATTTCATCTTCTTTTCGCATGTCTCAAGATTATGTAACTCTCGAGCTGATTCGTTGGCGAAGAATGCTCTGTTATGTGATTGTTCTATCTTGTACTGAACCCTTTATCTTATATAATTCAactgttgttcaaaaaaaaaaggatataagtAAAACATTATAATGCTTACATTCATGGCATTTCTCATGTTAGGTTTGAGAAAGACTTCCTTACAGTGCATTGTCTGTCCTGAAAATTTGGGGACCCTCAACTATTTAGTAAAGATTCTAAAAATTTGgggatttaatttttttttttttacaaattttgagatctatttacatataaaaattttcaaaaattttgggaACATGAGACGAATGTTTCACTAGACTTGGCCCAGGACCGGCCCTAGGTGCATATCAAATCTTTCTATACAATTTTACTCGCTCTTTCCACTAAAATGATAGTACGTCAAAGTAATTCCAACTAATAAAAACGTTACCAACCAGCTAATTCTCATTAGCTTCGATACAAGAGCACCTCCTTGtaaatgcattaaaataatagtaaatgaattattgaattataatttatattaattataatttatttttgtaaatttatcttatttgatattgaattatatattattttgaaatattgtaatattaacatttttataaataacaaattaaaaatctggatattgaattccattttgtattcaaataatcaattttggtaattttaacatttttaaaaatagtaaactaaaattatgatttttatatttttattggttgCTTAAAAATATGATCTTGCATCTAGAATTTagtgttaatttatatttgtatttatattttttgaatgacGATTACTTATTAGTTTAACTTATATTTAAGAACTTAAATATATGATCTTgcatttagaatttaaaaatatattagttgaaatattttattttcatatgtaATTGTATTCTAAAGACATGGATGACTcatatgtaattatattaaattcgactaatattttataactttttccaaattaaatatacaatatcatttttctttataaatacaTGGCAGTGCAAATAAGTAAATAGAAATTCtgtaattattaaattcaaattttgagatattaatattttacttaaagatatttaaatttacttaactaaattttataatttttttgatttatccTTGTTTATTATATTAAGTAGTTCTCTCTTATTACGTAGTTctctcaaaattaaaaaaaaaaataatatttttcactGGAAAGTCACACAAAgagaaaaatgatcaaaaaagtttcattaagaaaaataaaagatcattttacctttactttatatatataaatataaataattatttaaataaataaaataataaaccattattttaagataatatgttttttaattcaaacatttttactttcttcgaatttttttttcattttctaaacTCCACATCCAAAATCTTTCACCTCAAATCTAAATTCTAATTTGTAAGACAATGTATTAAAGTAAGGGTTTTAGGAGATTTTGGAGTTTTGTTAAAATCTTTTGTTGTTCAATCAATGATTTCAAAAGCTCTTTcaaaatcaagtgttattcaatatgTAATTTGTGTGAAATCATTGAAATTCACTTACAATATTCTGTTATTTAATCAATCGTTTATAAAAATTGTatcaaatccactgttatttaattgaaaacaatatttaGTAAGAAAAATTTGTGATATGGATTTTATGAGAGTTTGCATTTAGGAAATTATTGAAAGAAGAGTTATAGAAGATTTTGGAATGTTTTAGTTTTGGTGAGTTTAAggtgattttgaaattatttaagGGGGttcagtaaaaaaattaaaaataaaaatagaaatttatgTGATTTGGtaggaattttttaaaaatttcagagTTGTTTAGGTGACTCTTTCCTAATTTTTCTTAATCTGAAATTTCTAGCACATCTTCATTCGAGAACTTCCCTCGTGGGTTTCCTTCTGATTTTCAGTAACCCTTTCTCTGATTTCACTCAAAGAGCTTGATGATGACATATGTTCATGGGCATTAATAGCACAATGAATCTGAAATTGTTAATCAAGAGAAGGGGTTTGTCCAGACGCTGGagctttttaatatatatcacaaaaataaggAGAAGATCTTAATGCACTAATCTCTGTTCGTGCAGTTGAAGAGCTTCTTCATATAATTGAAGAGtatcaagaagctgaagagaaGAAGGCTACTTCCAAGAGGATAAGAATTTTCTTGTGTCTTTATCTGAGACAAGAACTAGAACATAAACCAAAGGATCTTTAAAAAACGAAAGACGGTCTCTGTGTCATAAGTTTTTAGTTGTCTTAACTTCAAAGACCGCAATAAAGGGATTCAAAATCTGACCTAACAAAACCTCATCTTCCCTACACCTGCAAAGCTTCAACCTAATGGTTTGGCTTGGAGACTAGCATCTTATTGCTTGCAATGCACAACAGCATATAACAATGTTCCAATAAGAGAGAATGCAAAGAGTAAAATACATGGGACCACACATAGAGAATAAACCAGTTTTCTCAACTTCAAAAGCGAAAAATTCAGTCGTTTCATAACACCAAAACAGAGTTAACAAAATACGGTAGAGATAGAGAGAAAAGGGTGGCCATAGTGAGTAGTCTTGTTGACACTTAAAGTTTGTCTTCAAAATCAGACAAAGGAGTCATCTGTTCCTTCATACCCTTCCTCTTCCTGATGTCAGCCACCAGCGTTGAAGCTTGCGATCCTGTCTCCAAAGGGTCAGATGACATCATCTCCCAGTGATCAAACACACACTGAGGGAAAGCCTGTCCTGAGGTTGCTGCTCTAAGCTGACTTGAGAATCCAAATGACTCGACAACTGGCAGGTACGCCTTGATATTATACAGAGGTGTCCCTGGCCTCTGCATCTCCTCAAAGACGTGTCCACGCTTCTGATTCAGCACGCTGTAGATTCCTCCAAGAGCTCCTTCTGGTGCTTGGATCTCCACCATGTAAACCGGTTCCAACAGTCTGGGCTTGGCAGTGAGCTGTGACGCGTAAATAACCCTCCTCGCTGTTGGGATAACCTGACCACCACCTCTGTGGATAGCATCAGAGTGGAGCACAACATCGCAAACCTCAAAGCAGATTCCTCTCATGTTCTCATCACAAAGAGGACCTTCCTTGGAAGCCCACTGGAACCCAGCAACAACAGAGTCCTTGATTTCATTCAGGTATTGAACTCCCTTACACATGTCAACAACCATGTTGGGCCCTGTGGTTTCTGGTCCAAACGCCCATATCTTCTTTGCAAGATCCTTGTCCCAACCAAACTCCTCAGCCAATATCTTGGAACGTATCTTGGGATCATCTCTTGGACCAATACGGCCGTCATCTATTGCCTCCGCAAGACCATCCTCCAAGGGCCTAGCCTCCATGTACAGACGGTTGTGCTTGTTTGGGGACTTGCTCATCACAGTACGCACAGATCGCTCCAAAACAGTCTCACGGAATGAGACAACAGGGTCAGACTTGACAATCTCCGCACCACCCATGAAATCATCCTGAAGATCCTTCAAGCAAATCTCAAGATGGAGTTCTCCAGCACCAGCAACAATGTGCTCACCTGACTCCTCCATTGTGCACACAACCATAGGGTCAGACTTGGCCAGCCTCTTAAGTCCCTCAACAAGCTTGGGAAGATCAGAAGCGACCTTGCACTGGACAGCAACACGTACAACAGGGGACACAGAAAACTTCATAGCACGGATAGGATGAGCATCAACTTCTTTCTCATTCGTCAGCGTAGCATTCTTGGTGATGAACTGATCAAGACCAACCATAGCAACGGTGTTACCACAGGGAACATCCTCAACAGTCTCTTGCCTCTTGCCCATCCAGATGACAGTCCTCTGAACACTCTTGACGTAAAGATCTTTCTTCTCACCAGGAACAAAGTTGGGACCCATGATTCTGACTTTCATACCAGTGGACACCTTACCAGAGAATACACGACCAAAAGCAAAGAATCTTCCCTTGTCTGAAGCAGGAATCATCTTAGAGACATAGAGCATGAGAGGGCCATTAGGATCACAGTTTCTGATGGCAGTGGCATACTGGTCATCGAGAGGACCTTCATACAGGTTCTCAACACGGTACCTCTGTGCAGTGTGGGGAGATGGAAGGTGAAAGATCATCATCTCAAGCAAAGCAGTACTCGCAGGGAGCCAAGTCTGCATGACACGCTTCATCAAAGGTTTACCCATAAGCTCCTTCTCGTCAGACTTCATCTGGACTCCAAGCTTCTGCAACATAGGCCACAACTTATCCTTCTGGTCATTCATGCAAGTGGCAATGATCTGCTTGATGGGCTCATAACAGAACTGCACAAACCCACGCTTGCAGGTAGCGGACCCAGTGTTTTTGCTGCTCCATTTCCTAGTGGCAGGGTCAAAGAAATTCTCACCCCACAGCCTCTCCATCATCTTAGTCTCATCAACACCGAACTTGGAAGCATACATCTTGGCAAAGTTGGTCAGAGTGAAAGCCCATCCGTGGAGACCAGCAGAGAAGGCAACAGTTCCCTTCTCAGGGTAAACCTGAACATCACCAAGGAGAGGATCCTCATACGTCGCCATGATGACATTAGCATTCTCAATAACCCTCTGGAACGTCTGGTAAGCCTCCTCACCATCAACCTGAAGCTCAAGGAAACACCTGTCCATCTTGTTCACAGTCAGCACGGGCCTAATCCTCTCACCAAGAGCCTGACGCAGCACAGTCTCCGTCTGAACACAGACACCCTCGATACAGTCGACGACAACAAGGGCACCATCAGTGATGCGGAGCGCAGCGGTGACCTCAGAGGAGAAGTCAACGTGGCCAGGAGAGTCGATGAGGTTGATAAGGTACTCGTTCCCATCTCTGGCACCAGTGAAGCTCTTCAAGGAAGCATCAGTCATCTCGtagtagagagagatacccgTGGACTTGATAGTGATACCACGTTCAGCCTCATCGGCACGTGTATCAGTCATACGGACATCACCAGCAACTTCTTGAGCAATGATACCAGCCGCAGCAACCAAGGAGTCAGTGAGGGTGGATTTACCTGTTGTCAATCAATCACAAAAGcataagagaaaagagaaaaaaaaaataatcttgaaaaaaaatagtaaaagacAGTAAGTACCATGGTCGACATGAGCAATAACGGACATGTTACGGATGTTGTGTTTGTAATCCATGATCCGACGAAGCTCATCGGATGTAAACTTCACCTACAAGttccattaaaaataaaaaagtttttaagctttagaatcaacaacaacaacaacaagacaaAGTAAAAGAATAAGGCTTTTTACCATTTTGACTAACTCTTATATTCTTCACCTACGATATCTCTGCAATCACAGAAACGATATTAAGAATTAGGAAAAACTGAAATGAAAATACatttaaataccaaaattaaaacttttatttaaacaatgtgttttcttctatcatatttgcaTTATTTATCCAAACTTTTACTCAAAAGTACAAATAGAAGAACAGCTAACAATCAAATGGTATTTAAACGTTTCTACGAACAGATCTAACAAGAACGAGTCAAGGGATTGATAAACAAACAGTAATGGTCATCTAAACATCAAAACTATGGAGATTCAATACGGACGAACCTTGGAGAGAGAGAAGGGATtggggaagagagagagagagaggagcttGGAAGTGAGAGGAGGCGTTCGATATGTACTTTCCTAATCTCTTCTAGGGTTTTAGCTCTGTTTTCTCGTGAGCCTCGTTGGCCCAATACTATTTTGGCCCAATTGTTCGTGGAAtatttcgttttgaaattttatggAATTTGTTAGATCTATGTTAGCTATGTGATGTCCAACTATGTTTGTCATTGTCACAATCTGCAGAGCTTAGCTTGTTGACAATTATGTGGCCGTAAATCTATATGGACACAGACTGACAGAAACGCTTTTAAGTTTTATCTGCAAGTTATTGGTTGGCTAAGAAATTACTTAGGTTGGCTATTTTGTCAAAATCATAAGttgaataaacaaaattataaaaagtggAGAGAATAACAGTGAGCCGGTCAAAGTTAACCATAGTCGTAGAGTGGGTGCTTTACGTGTCTATGTTACGTCCTTTTatatttatcaattttaaaatcactTGGGATTCATatagtttttaagtttaaacCATACTTTGCAGTCACCTCATACGATACGACGAGCGGATAGAATGTAGTCTTCATTTGCGGCGTCAAAGTTGTTTGGTCGTTCACGTCCGGTCCACAGATTtatgatatatcatatatgtatgCATAGATATTGCATGCACAGACAAATATACAAGGGCCCGTGTATATGTATGCACCTAAAATACTATTGGATCAAAACATTAAGGAATggatattatataattaaaggatataaataattaaatatgtggATTC is from Brassica napus cultivar Da-Ae chromosome A4, Da-Ae, whole genome shotgun sequence and encodes:
- the LOC106366951 gene encoding elongation factor 2-like, which gives rise to MVKFTSDELRRIMDYKHNIRNMSVIAHVDHGKSTLTDSLVAAAGIIAQEVAGDVRMTDTRADEAERGITIKSTGISLYYEMTDASLKSFTGARDGNEYLINLIDSPGHVDFSSEVTAALRITDGALVVVDCIEGVCVQTETVLRQALGERIRPVLTVNKMDRCFLELQVDGEEAYQTFQRVIENANVIMATYEDPLLGDVQVYPEKGTVAFSAGLHGWAFTLTNFAKMYASKFGVDETKMMERLWGENFFDPATRKWSSKNTGSATCKRGFVQFCYEPIKQIIATCMNDQKDKLWPMLQKLGVQMKSDEKELMGKPLMKRVMQTWLPASTALLEMMIFHLPSPHTAQRYRVENLYEGPLDDQYATAIRNCDPNGPLMLYVSKMIPASDKGRFFAFGRVFSGKVSTGMKVRIMGPNFVPGEKKDLYVKSVQRTVIWMGKRQETVEDVPCGNTVAMVGLDQFITKNATLTNEKEVDAHPIRAMKFSVSPVVRVAVQCKVASDLPKLVEGLKRLAKSDPMVVCTMEESGEHIVAGAGELHLEICLKDLQDDFMGGAEIVKSDPVVSFRETVLERSVRTVMSKSPNKHNRLYMEARPLEDGLAEAIDDGRIGPRDDPKIRSKILAEEFGWDKDLAKKIWAFGPETTGPNMVVDMCKGVQYLNEIKDSVVAGFQWASKEGPLCDENMRGICFEVCDVVLHSDAIHRGGGQVIPTARRVIYASQLTAKPRLLEPVYMVEIQAPEGALGGIYSVLNQKRGHVFEEMQRPGTPLYNIKAYLPVVESFGFSSQLRAATSGQAFPQCVFDHWEMMSSDPLETGSQASTLVADIRKRKGMKEQMTPLSDFEDKL